One part of the Rutidosis leptorrhynchoides isolate AG116_Rl617_1_P2 chromosome 1, CSIRO_AGI_Rlap_v1, whole genome shotgun sequence genome encodes these proteins:
- the LOC139902672 gene encoding uncharacterized protein: protein MYHKYLGLTEIQLPFKASFIKDIGIGDSTLFWKEHWIGHDKLCNIFSRIYKLESNQHATIRERVSVLGSSQNANDDHIFNWSWVREPSGRTADERDCLIGLIAAHRFNGNKKDSWTWAFSPNGVFTVKKLATIVDEQLLNSFGLLQETIRNHLVPKKIEIFIWRTLNKRLPVRLELDKRGIDLHIVRCSICDDELESAEHSLLSCKNATDIWVRVFKWWNINNFTTSNLSELLIDCGSSSLSRHGKLIWQAVRWCCAYLIWKNRNNMIFKGKN, encoded by the coding sequence atgtaccataaatatttgggtcttacagaaaTTCAACTGCCTTTCAAGGCATCTTTCATCAAAGACATTGGTATTGGAGACTCAACGCTATTTTGGAAGGAGCATTGGATTGGACATGACAAGCTTTGCAACATATTTTCGCGTATTTACAAGCTCGAATCAAATCAGCATGCTACAATCAGAGAAAGGGTTTCGGTTCTAGGTTCATCTCAGAATGCAAACGACGACCATATTTTCAATTGGAGCTGGGTAAGAGAGCCTTCGGGACGTACTGCGGATGAACGTGACTGTCTTATAGGTCTGATCGCAGCCCACAGGTTCAACGGCAACAAAAAGGATTCATGGACTTGGGCCTTTTCACCGAATGGAGTCTTTACAGTTAAGAAATTAGCAACCATAGTTGACGAGCAGCTTCTTAATTCCTTCGGTCTGCTCCAAGAAACAATTCGTAATCATCTTGTTCCcaaaaaaatagaaatatttatttgGAGAACCTTAAATAAGAGGCTTCCCGTGAGACTTGAATTGGATAAACGTGGGATAGATCTTCATATTGTTCGATGTTCGATTTGTGATGATGAGTTAGAGTCGGCGGAGCACTCCCTCTTATCTTGCAAAAATGCTACGGATATTTGGGTTCGTGTGTTTAAATGGTGGAACATAAACAACTTCACAACTTCAAATCTATCCGAATTATTAATAGATTGCGGTTCTAGCTCGTTGTCACGCCACGGAAAATTGATATGGCAAGCGGTTAGATGGTGTTGCGCATACTTGATATGGAAAAACCGAAACAACATGATTTTCAAAGGTAAGAATTGA
- the LOC139886601 gene encoding uncharacterized protein isoform X1 yields MEFEPHHRRKLEETLIGILKSADLDTATELSVRIEAENLLGIDLSDLPSKQLVRQIVESFLLSTSPADELREEIEDVAQLIPVTSPATDQTVASDEGVGRIICRLPGMRRVSIKKFKDTKLLSIREYYQKQGKVFPSGEGITLNPKEWTALRSSFSDIEEAITKMESRMRGEECSEKTQTETEVLNPSTSEAHTRPASVYPPYPLIPIATTRFTGKNYYCWRRQMEFFLDQLKVFYVLTNPCPKIPGSKEASFQEISQAKSWAQKWINDDYICRHNILNSLSDQLFDQYSTKTLNARDLWDDLKSSYADVFGTQISHVNNYIQFQMVDGVSVLEQVHELHRIAGTITTSGIHIDENFHVSAIISKLPPSWKHVRFKLMQEEHMPLDKLIYILKDEEDSRSQLKKGSKKKDMKGVCFGCHKEGHIRRDCPLTRSRQREG; encoded by the exons ATGGAATTCGAACCTCACCACCGCCGGAAACTCGAAGAAACACTCATCGGAATCCTTAAATCCGCCGATTTAGATACTGCAACCGAGCTCTCCGTTCGTATAGAAGCTGAAAACCTCCTCGGAATTGATCTCTCCGATCTCCCTAGCAAGCAGCTAGTCAGGCAAATCGTTGAATCGTTTTTGCTCTCCACTTCACCGGCCGATGAACTCCGGGAAGAAATTGAAGATGTTGCACAACTAATTCCGGTGACATCTCCTGCTACTGATCAAACAGTTGCTTCTGATGAAGGCGTTGGACGTATTATATGTAGA CTACCAGGTATGAGGAGAGTGTCAATTAAAAAATTTAAGGATACAAAATTGTTGTCAATAAGGGAGTATTATCAAAAACAGGGGAAGGTGTTTCCTTCTGGTGAAG gaATTACATTGAACCCTAAAGAATGGACAGCACTTCGTTCAAGTTTTTCTGATATAGAAGAAGCCATCACGAAGATGGAATCAAGGATGAG AGGGGAAGAATGCAGTGAAAAGACACAAACTGAAACCGAAGTCTTAAATCCATCGACTTCTGAAGCACACACACGTCCCGCATCTGTCTATCCACCTTATCCTCTCATTCCGATTGCAACCACCCGTTTCACCGGGAAAAATTACTACTGTTGGAGACGCCAAATGGAGTTCTTTTTAGATCAGTTAAAAGTCTTTTACGTCCTTACTAATCCATGCCCAAAAATTCCCGGTTCAAAAGAAGCATCTTTTCAAGAGATTAGTCAAGCGAAATCTTGGGCCCAAAAATGGATCAACGATGATTACATCTGTCGGCACAATATCTTGAATTCCCTGTCTGACCAACTCTTTGACCAATATTCGACCAAGACTCTGAATGCTAGAGATTTGTGGGACGACCTTAAGTCATCATATGCTGATGTTTTCGGAACGCAAATATCTCATGTCAACAATTACATTCAGTTTCAAATGGTTGATGGGGTTTCGGTTCTTGAACAGGTTCACGAGCTTCATAGGATTGCAGGTACTATCACTACCTCTGGGATACATATTGATGAAAACTTTCATGTTAGTGCCATTATTTCAAAACTTCCTCCTTCTTGGAAACATGTTCGTTTCAAGTTGATGCAAGAAGAGCATATGCCGCTTGATAAGTTGATATACATCTTGAAGGATGAGGAAGATTCTAGAAGCCAATTGAAAAAAGGATCGAAGAAGAAAGATATGAAAGGTGTGTGCTTTGGATGTCATAAAGAAGGGCACATACGTCGAGATTGTCCTTTGACCAGATCCCGTCAAAGAGAAGGCTAA
- the LOC139886601 gene encoding uncharacterized protein isoform X3, which yields MEFEPHHRRKLEETLIGILKSADLDTATELSVRIEAENLLGIDLSDLPSKQLVRQIVESFLLSTSPADELREEIEDVAQLIPVTSPATDQTVASDEGVGRIICRLPGMRRVSIKKFKDTKLLSIREYYQKQGKVFPSGEGITLNPKEWTALRSSFSDIEEAITKMESRMRGEECSEKTQTETEVLNPSTSEAHTRPASVYPPYPLIPIATTRFTGKNYYCWRRQMEFFLDQLKVFYVLTNPCPKIPGSKEASFQEISQAKSWAQKWINDDYICRHNILNSLSDQLFDQYSTKTLNARDLWDDLKSSYADVFGTQISHVNNYIQFQMVDGVSVLEQVHELHRIAG from the exons ATGGAATTCGAACCTCACCACCGCCGGAAACTCGAAGAAACACTCATCGGAATCCTTAAATCCGCCGATTTAGATACTGCAACCGAGCTCTCCGTTCGTATAGAAGCTGAAAACCTCCTCGGAATTGATCTCTCCGATCTCCCTAGCAAGCAGCTAGTCAGGCAAATCGTTGAATCGTTTTTGCTCTCCACTTCACCGGCCGATGAACTCCGGGAAGAAATTGAAGATGTTGCACAACTAATTCCGGTGACATCTCCTGCTACTGATCAAACAGTTGCTTCTGATGAAGGCGTTGGACGTATTATATGTAGA CTACCAGGTATGAGGAGAGTGTCAATTAAAAAATTTAAGGATACAAAATTGTTGTCAATAAGGGAGTATTATCAAAAACAGGGGAAGGTGTTTCCTTCTGGTGAAG gaATTACATTGAACCCTAAAGAATGGACAGCACTTCGTTCAAGTTTTTCTGATATAGAAGAAGCCATCACGAAGATGGAATCAAGGATGAG AGGGGAAGAATGCAGTGAAAAGACACAAACTGAAACCGAAGTCTTAAATCCATCGACTTCTGAAGCACACACACGTCCCGCATCTGTCTATCCACCTTATCCTCTCATTCCGATTGCAACCACCCGTTTCACCGGGAAAAATTACTACTGTTGGAGACGCCAAATGGAGTTCTTTTTAGATCAGTTAAAAGTCTTTTACGTCCTTACTAATCCATGCCCAAAAATTCCCGGTTCAAAAGAAGCATCTTTTCAAGAGATTAGTCAAGCGAAATCTTGGGCCCAAAAATGGATCAACGATGATTACATCTGTCGGCACAATATCTTGAATTCCCTGTCTGACCAACTCTTTGACCAATATTCGACCAAGACTCTGAATGCTAGAGATTTGTGGGACGACCTTAAGTCATCATATGCTGATGTTTTCGGAACGCAAATATCTCATGTCAACAATTACATTCAGTTTCAAATGGTTGATGGGGTTTCGGTTCTTGAACAGGTTCACGAGCTTCATAGGATTGCAG GATGA
- the LOC139886601 gene encoding uncharacterized protein isoform X2, which produces MEFEPHHRRKLEETLIGILKSADLDTATELSVRIEAENLLGIDLSDLPSKQLVRQIVESFLLSTSPADELREEIEDVAQLIPVTSPATDQTVASDEGVGRIICRLPGMRRVSIKKFKDTKLLSIREYYQKQGKVFPSGEGITLNPKEWTALRSSFSDIEEAITKMESRMRGEECSEKTQTETEVLNPSTSEAHTRPASVYPPYPLIPIATTRFTGKNYYCWRRQMEFFLDQLKVFYVLTNPCPKIPGSKEASFQEISQAKSWAQKWINDDYICRHNILNSLSDQLFDQYSTKTLNARDLWDDLKSSYADVFGTQISHVNNYIQFQMVDGVSVLEQVHELHRIAVDARRAYAA; this is translated from the exons ATGGAATTCGAACCTCACCACCGCCGGAAACTCGAAGAAACACTCATCGGAATCCTTAAATCCGCCGATTTAGATACTGCAACCGAGCTCTCCGTTCGTATAGAAGCTGAAAACCTCCTCGGAATTGATCTCTCCGATCTCCCTAGCAAGCAGCTAGTCAGGCAAATCGTTGAATCGTTTTTGCTCTCCACTTCACCGGCCGATGAACTCCGGGAAGAAATTGAAGATGTTGCACAACTAATTCCGGTGACATCTCCTGCTACTGATCAAACAGTTGCTTCTGATGAAGGCGTTGGACGTATTATATGTAGA CTACCAGGTATGAGGAGAGTGTCAATTAAAAAATTTAAGGATACAAAATTGTTGTCAATAAGGGAGTATTATCAAAAACAGGGGAAGGTGTTTCCTTCTGGTGAAG gaATTACATTGAACCCTAAAGAATGGACAGCACTTCGTTCAAGTTTTTCTGATATAGAAGAAGCCATCACGAAGATGGAATCAAGGATGAG AGGGGAAGAATGCAGTGAAAAGACACAAACTGAAACCGAAGTCTTAAATCCATCGACTTCTGAAGCACACACACGTCCCGCATCTGTCTATCCACCTTATCCTCTCATTCCGATTGCAACCACCCGTTTCACCGGGAAAAATTACTACTGTTGGAGACGCCAAATGGAGTTCTTTTTAGATCAGTTAAAAGTCTTTTACGTCCTTACTAATCCATGCCCAAAAATTCCCGGTTCAAAAGAAGCATCTTTTCAAGAGATTAGTCAAGCGAAATCTTGGGCCCAAAAATGGATCAACGATGATTACATCTGTCGGCACAATATCTTGAATTCCCTGTCTGACCAACTCTTTGACCAATATTCGACCAAGACTCTGAATGCTAGAGATTTGTGGGACGACCTTAAGTCATCATATGCTGATGTTTTCGGAACGCAAATATCTCATGTCAACAATTACATTCAGTTTCAAATGGTTGATGGGGTTTCGGTTCTTGAACAGGTTCACGAGCTTCATAGGATTGCAG TTGATGCAAGAAGAGCATATGCCGCTTGA
- the LOC139886603 gene encoding cyclic pyranopterin monophosphate synthase, mitochondrial, whose product MAMFIRRAALMLPKSRRLCSSSHDIESSINELNKEMEFVFGEAPPTSLTGSSESQPTSQGPEFKPVEKIDNESKLTHISSKGEAQMVDVSHKDISKRVAIASCKVILGKKVYDLVSANQVAKGDVLSVAKLAGISGAKHTSNLVPLCHNINLTHVRVDLRLNARDYCVEIEGEAASTGKTGVEMEAMTAVTVAGLTVYDMCKAASKDIQITDVRLEHKTGGKSGNWSREKQ is encoded by the exons ATGGCCATGTTTATACGCCGCGCAGCATTGATGTTACCTAAATCAAGAAGATTATGTAGCAGTAGCCATGATATTGAAAGCTCTATTAATGAGCTTAATAAG GAGATGGAATTTGTTTTCGGTGAAGCTCCACCTACAAGTCTTACCGGTTCTAGTGAAAGTCAACCTACATCGCAAGGTCCCGAATTCAAACCTGTTGAGAAAATCGACAACGAATCTAAACTGACCCATATTAGTTCCAAAGGTGAAGCTCAGATGGTTGATGTCTCTCATAAGGATATTAGCAAAAGAGTTGCTATCGCCAGCTGTAAAGTTATTTTAGGAAAGAAAGTGTATGATTTAGTTTCTGCCAATCAGGTTGCAAAGGGAGATGTTTTAAGTGTGGCAAAACTTGCTGGAATAAGTGGTGCAAAACATACTAGTAACCTTGTCCCATTATGCCATAATATCAATCTAACGCATGTTCGAGTTGATTTACGATTAAATGCGCGTGATTATTGTGTTGAAATAGAAGGGGAGGCTGCTTCAACTGGGAAAACAGGGGTTGAGATGGAAGCGATGACAGCAGTTACTGTTGCGGGTTTAACTGTGTATGATATGTGTAAGGCTGCTTCTAAGGATATACAGATTACAGATGTGCGATTGGAACACAAAACTGGAGGAAAGAGCGGGAATTGGTCAAGGGAGAAACAATGA
- the LOC139886602 gene encoding E3 ubiquitin-protein ligase SINAT5-like: MEIDNIECVSTSDGLEDEIPHHHNHHRHPNHHHHHNQNNPQNPQLLSSKTHNVNIVPATINPTTSVHELLECPVCTNSMYPPIHQCHNGHTICSTCKTRVHNRCPTCRQELGDIRCLALEKVAESLEFPCKYFTLGCPGIFPYYSKLKHEAICNFRPYSCPYAGSECSVVGDIPYLVTHLRDDHKVDMHSGYTFNHRYVKSNPREVENATWMLTVFNCFGQYFCLHFEAFQLSMAPVYMAFLRFMGDENDARNYRYSLEVGGNGRKLTWEGTPRSIRDGHRKVRDSHDGLIIQRNMALFFSGGDKKELKLRVTGKIWKEAPNPDGTTVCIPNLC; this comes from the exons ATGGAAATTGATAACATTGAATGTGTCTCAACATCTGATGGATTAGAAGATGAAATCccacatcatcataatcatcatcgtcaccctaatcatcatcatcatcataatcaaaacAATCCTCAAAATCCACAGTTGTTGTCTTCAAAAACTCATAATGTTAATATTGTTCCTGCAACAATTAATCCAACAACCAGTGTTCATGAGCTTCTTGAATGCCCTGTTTGTACAAATTCAATGTACCCTCCAATTCATCAG TGCCACAACGGGCACACCATTTGTTCCACTTGCAAGACACGGGTTCACAACAGGTGTCCAACGTGTCGACAAGAGCTCGGTGACATAAGGTGTCTCGCATTGGAAAAAGTAGCTGAATCGCTCGAGTTTCCATGTAAATACTTCACACTCGGATGCCCAGGGATCTTCCCGTATTATAGCAAGCTGAAACACGAGGCCATCTGCAATTTCAGGCCGTACAGCTGTCCATACGCTGGATCTGAGTGCTCGGTTGTTGGTGATATCCCGTATCTTGTTACCCATTTGAGGGATGATCATAAAGTGGATATGCACTCTGGGTACACTTTTAACCACCGTTATGTTAAGTCTAATCCACGCGAAGTTGAAAACGCCACATGGATGCTTACG GTCTTCAACTGCTTCGGACAATATTTTTGTCTCCACTTTGAAGCGTTCCAGCTCAGCATGGCCCCCGTCTACATGGCATTTCTCCGATTCATGGGTGACGAAAACGACGCACGCAACTACCGTTACAGTCTAGAAGTCGGTGGAAACGGTAGAAAACTCACGTGGGAAGGTACCCCACGAAGCATACGAGATGGTCACCGAAAAGTTCGAGACAGTCACGATGGACTAATAATACAACGCAATATGGCGCTCTTTTTTTCAGGCGGTGATAAAAAAGAACTCAAGTTGAGAGTTACTGGTAAGATATGGAAAGAAGCTCCTAACCCTGATGGTACTACTGTATGCATTCCGAATCTATGTTAA
- the LOC139872749 gene encoding phosphatidylinositol 4-kinase gamma 4-like, protein MSSAGVIAISPRSDESLLHSLPIHNQEPIMIQIAMPGSVIPMSILESDSIQSVKLRIQGFKGFVVKNQKLICGGRELSRSNSLVRDYGIGDGNVVHLVVRISDLQEINVKTSCGKECTFHVEKNHDVGYVKRQIAKGRKGLIDIDEQEVLCKGELLENERLISDICKYNTDAMIHLTVRKSAKIRPKPVDKNFELTIVAPQSNDSKEHDLAVRQLKNGAHGIEYYGSVPKEAAKRSLWLEPVIVNPKAAIPDVLLDLINATYDGLLKGNKPIRSSEGTGGAYFLTDSSGTKYLSVFKPIDEEPMAVNNPRGLPISNDGEGLKKGTIVGEGALREVAAYILDHPKGERRNLSHEHKGFSGVPPTFLTTCLHEGFNHPNGVIKEKVGSLQMFMENMGSCEDMGPSSFPVDEVHKISVLDIRTVNADRHAGNILVSKGEDGRFVLIPIDHGYCFPNSFEDCTFDWLYWPQSRKPFGPETVDYISSLDAEEDIALLKFYGWDMPADCARTFRISTMLLKKGVKKGLTPFEIGNIMCRENIKKPSVIEEIVQEADDLVLPGSSEAAFIETVSYIMDQRLDLIS, encoded by the exons ATGTCGTCTGCTGGTGTTATTGCAATTAGTCCACGTAGTGATGAATCATTATTACATTCACTACCTATACATAATCAAGAACCCATTATGATTCAAATAGCTATGCCTGGTTCTGTTATTCCAATGAGTATTTTGGAATCGGATTCAATTCAATCCGTGAAGCTTCGGATTCAAGGTTTTAAGGGTTTTGTGGTGAAAAACCAAAAGTTAATTTGTGGAGGTAGGGAATTATCTAGAAGTAATTCATTAGTTAGGGATTATGGTATTGGAGATGGAAATGTGGTTCATTTAGTTGTTCGAATTTCCGATCTTCAAGAAATTAATGTGAAGACTTCATGTGGTAAAGAGTGTACTTTTCATGTTGAAAAGAATCATGATGTTGGTTATGTGAAAAGGCAAATTGCTAAAGGAAGAAAAGGATTAATCGATATCGATGAACAAGAAGTATTGTGTAAGGGTGAGTTGCTTGAGAATGAGAGATTAATTAGTGATATTTGTAAGTATAATACTGATGCTATGATTCATTTGACTGTTAGGAAGTCTGCAAAGATTCGACCTAAACCCGTTGATAAGAATTTTGAGTTGACTATTGTTGCACCACAATCAAACGATTCAAAAGAACATGATCTTGCTGTCAGACAACTTAAGAATGGTGCTCATGGTATAGAGTATTACGGTTCGGTTCCTAAAGAAGCTGCAAAAAGGAGTCTGTGGTTGGAACCGGTAATTGTTAACCCAAAGGCTGCTATTCCTGATGTGTTATTAGACCTTATTAACGCTACATATGATGGTTTGTTAAAAGGGAATAAACCGATTAGGTCATCTGAGGGTACAGGTGGAGCGTATTTTTTAACCGATTCCTCGGGGACTAAATATTTATCCGTTTTCAAACCGATCGATGAAGAGCCTATGGCTGTGAATAACCCGAGGGGGCTACCGATATCAAACGACGGAGAAGGGCTTAAGAAGGGGACGATTGTTGGCGAAGGTGCGTTGAGGGAAGTTGCTGCGTATATTTTAGATCATCCGAAAGGCGAACGTAGGAATTTGAGTCATGAACATAAGGGATTTTCTGGTGTCCCACCGACGTTTTTGACGACTTGCTTGCACGAAGGGTTTAATCATCCGAATGGCGTAATAAAAGAGAAGGTTGGTTCGTTGCAAATGTTTATGGAGAACATGGGTAGTTGTGAGGATATGGGTCCGAGTTCTTTTCCTGTAGACGAGGTTCATAAGATATCTGTGTTGGATATTAGGACCGTAAATGCAGATAGGCATGCAGGAAATATATTGGTAAGCAAAGGGGAAGATGGCCGATTCGTACTGATTCCTATTGATCATGGCTACTGTTTTCCTAACAGT TTTGAGGATTGCACCTTTGATTGGCTCTACTGGCCTCAATCTCGCAAACCGTTTGGCCCCGAAACGGTCGACTACATCAGCTCACTAGACGCTGAAGAAGACATTGCTCTTCTTAAGTTTTATGGATGGGATATGCCCGCCGATTGCGCACGCACTTTTCGAATATCCACCATGCTACTCAAGAAAGGTGTTAAGAAAGGATTAACTCCTTTTGAAATTGGGAACATTATGTGTAGGGAAAACATAAAGAAGCCATCCGTGATTGAAGAGATAGTTCAAGAAGCAGATGATCTCGTTCTTCCTGGTTCGAGTGAAGCCGCTTTCATTGAGACTGTTTCCTACATCATGGATCAACGTTTAGATTTAATCTCATAA